The Brassica napus cultivar Da-Ae chromosome C7, Da-Ae, whole genome shotgun sequence genomic interval TAATGTACTTCTTTTTATGTTATTAGTACAATTCCTTTTAACGGGTAGATGCAATcttgaattcaaaaaaaaaagaaaaagaagaagaatgaaacAGTGTTTGTTCACTATATTTTGTAGAAGGTGGAGTAACATATATGTAGTCACGGAGCAGAGGAGGGTTTGAAAGCATCATCTGCATGCAAGGAGAATCGTTACAAAAGGGGcttccatatttttttttcaagtttcaacTTCGATATCTATGAAATTTTTATGGTCTTTATTTTGCGCCAATTTATAGTCATGTTCAGTACTCTGCGTCACAAGATGGGCAATACGTATTCACcaatgtcttcttttttttattcaccAATGTCTTGTAACGATAATGTCTAAAGATAAACAATTATTTATGTTATAAAGAGACTAATTAAAACTCAATAAGACTACTAAATACCATCAACAAAATCGGCCAAACAATCTCTTTGTTGAAAGGCCAGCACCCTATCTGAAGTGTCATAGCCAACTACATAATCAACAAGTCCTGATGCTCCAAGCACATTCTTCTCCTCATCCTCCATGGTCGATCTGACCAAAGCCGTGCAGAAAGAAGAAGGGCTATCTCGGAGATAAAGTCCTTTGTTTGAGATCGTGAAGTTAAACCCTTGTAAATGTAAAGTGACTATGGGTAATGACTCTATCTCTAAGCCAACCTCGGTTGTGAAACACATTAGTTCGTTCACTTCATATGCAACCGTTGGTCCAATCAGCGTCATTAGCTCTTCCTTCACCTTCTCGTAGAGTGATGCCTCTAGACGCGTATAGTACGTGCCAATGTCTACTGCTATTGTACTAGTCTCGTTGCTTCTCATTctagttaaaaaaattgttcgtgaaaacatataattgacagttagaaaaaaaaagaggctTTGGTAGTCTCAAATTGTTAACATCCGCGTTAGCGTTTTATGTATACTCTAAATAAAGTTTATaagaataacttcttcttttttggtaaaacatgtgtttgtataataattataaaaataatgcaGGATTTATATgaaaagcaacaaaaaaaattgaaacctaAATATATAGTGGTTTCCACAAGTAAATATCACAAGATTATTAAATGAGAAGAGGGTATATTGCATTTTAAATATACAACTAGGTTGTAAATGTTCCAGTATACCACAAACTTTAGGTTTAGCTAGGTTatgtaaaatactaaaatggTATACATGATctaggttgtttttttttttttgtaaaaataatttgttgaCAAATGTTAGTAAACAATGAATAAATTCTTAGAAATCtaccgtgttttttttttgcaaccaaGATCCAAAAATGCCAcaaaatataaccaaaatatGTTCATACCTCTGTTCCTCAAGACTGATCCCGAGGAGAGGAATGTGATACGAGTAAGAGTTCGTCTCCATCGTATCTAACATCGGAACCAACATCATATCGCCGCCGAACTCAGCCGCTGATCCTAGACGAATGTAGTTACGCGAGCCGGCGGAGGAAGGCCATAAACAGTGAGAAAATCTGGTGACGCGAAGCTGAGAAAGAAGCGAGAAATGATGAGTGGTTAGACTCACTCTCCCGTCAACGCCGCCACCGTCGTCCTCCGGCGTCACACGATTGCTAGTCCCGCAGCCAAAGACAAACCCACGAACTATGGAGAGAGAGTTTTCTTGGTCGGTGATGGAAGAAGTCAACTGGAGGGTGTCGGAAACGAGGTAGCCAGCGCTGAAAGAAGAGACATCGTAGCGACAGGAGTTGGAAGGAGTGCAAAGAAGAGACAGAGAGGATGTTGTCGTTGTTGTTGTGTTATCATGGGTAGTGGCATTAGGGGAGAGGAGAGGACATAGAGAAGAGTTGGTGCAGGAGATTGGTGAGAAAGTTGTTGAAGATTTGCCGTCGTAGCGTCGGGTTGTGTCGGAGATGGAGCATTGGTGTTCATCATCATCGCAAGGGTCGCATTCGAGGAATGTGAGATGTGTAGAAGAGTCTAGCTTGAGGTTGAAGTTTCGCGTTGGGGTTCCTATGGTGATCTCAACGTAGAGATTGGACTCGAAGGGTAAGAAGAAACCGTTTGGTTGTTGTTCATTCGAGAAATCATCTTCAAAGCTAGAGTTATGAGTAAGTAGAGTGAAGAGGAGAagtagaaggagaaggagaaggtgtGGAATTGATGAAACCATGATTTTTTAAGGCTAATTCAACTTTTTGTATAGTTTAATGCTTCCAAAAGTGAGTTATTACCTACATTTTATATGACTTATGAAATGCTATCTGTGGAATTGTAATTGATTTCTTTTAGGTTATCATATGATAATTCTTAATTACTTAACTGCACACAATTTTTTAGCAGTAAGTGTTGCACTGCATGGATTGGATTAGTGGTTAATATGTTAACCGGGTTATACggttacaaatatttaattgccTAGTTTTTCACAACTGTAGCTAATTTTATTAATCTGACTAACATCCAAGTACTTTCAATTCTAAGAAAtgaaactataaattaaaaagtttaattgTGTTTTAATTTTCAGTTCATAACTTGATATATTTTAGATCTCTAACCATATACACAACATGGTAATAACGAAATGAATCAGTGACATATATAGTATAGcactttttatcaaaaaagttagggagaattgccaagggtgactcaaaacttggagtaaaacccaaaacaataccctaacttgggtcaaaggcaaaagtaacctaaaaggctattgaaattacaactatccccttgtgaccaaacaaaaaaacggaattctttttacgtttctacccctcgcaagtcgtctgtttagacgacttgaaaataagtcgtccagacgacttaacttaaagtcgtctggacagttagtcttaaacataatttaaaaattttgtaaaaaatattttgataagtgaaaaatgggaattatgtaattaacatatgtcttaggaggtataaattaagatataacaaatttcaattgttttcagcatagatgagtgaaagtagtgagtcatgatattcttaagtttatgtttcatcaacatatgttgtagtattgtatgtgttcttagggttagattttggaaagcattaaaaccgtttttgaaaatttttaaaattacttatgcgtgttcatttctgtgtatagtaaacactatttaagtataatttgattttataacgtggttagttagttaatctagtcattttagtttaggggttcattttagggtctaggacgacttaatattttgtcgtctgaaaacagacgactaaatattaagtcgtctgttgtacattatcagccagaataagtcgtctaaaccggaccaaaccttaaagtttaccaatgtaattttaaagctaaccggattatttacccaatatataaggtgatttttttttttgtttcatttttcgcgatattcagaaaccctaacagttctctctcaaaggcgatttcgaattcccacgatttccgaacaaaccatcgttctcaacatcggctatctatctcacttcattctcaccgttgtcgccgcagcttcttctaaccctagcgccgccgattcctctaaaccctagcgccgccgattcctctaaaccctagcgccgccgcttccactatttccgaacaaaccgtcgccctcgccaccgtggtcaccaacgttctaaacactagcgccgccgcttcttctaaaccctagcgccgccgcttcttctctgtaaaccttagcgccgtttctctgtaaaccctaacgccg includes:
- the LOC106371816 gene encoding probable aspartic protease At2g35615, with the translated sequence MVSSIPHLLLLLLLLLFTLLTHNSSFEDDFSNEQQPNGFFLPFESNLYVEITIGTPTRNFNLKLDSSTHLTFLECDPCDDDEHQCSISDTTRRYDGKSSTTFSPISCTNSSLCPLLSPNATTHDNTTTTTTSSLSLLCTPSNSCRYDVSSFSAGYLVSDTLQLTSSITDQENSLSIVRGFVFGCGTSNRVTPEDDGGGVDGRVSLTTHHFSLLSQLRVTRFSHCLWPSSAGSRNYIRLGSAAEFGGDMMLVPMLDTMETNSYSYHIPLLGISLEEQRMRSNETSTIAVDIGTYYTRLEASLYEKVKEELMTLIGPTVAYEVNELMCFTTEVGLEIESLPIVTLHLQGFNFTISNKGLYLRDSPSSFCTALVRSTMEDEEKNVLGASGLVDYVVGYDTSDRVLAFQQRDCLADFVDGI